In the genome of Cuculus canorus isolate bCucCan1 chromosome 26, bCucCan1.pri, whole genome shotgun sequence, one region contains:
- the CAMK2B gene encoding calcium/calmodulin-dependent protein kinase type II subunit beta isoform X10, with amino-acid sequence MGVVHRDLKPENLLLASKCKGAAVKLADFGLAIEVQGDQQAWFGFAGTPGYLSPEVLRKEAYGKPVDIWACGVILYILLVGYPPFWDEDQHKLYQQIKAGAYDFPSPEWDTVTPEAKNLINQMLTINPAKRITAHEALKHPWVCQRSTVASMMHRQETVECLKKFNARRKLKGAILTTMLATRNFSVGRQTTAPPTMSAAAAGAPLGLVEQAAKSLLNKKADGVKPQTNSTKGSAGVTSPKGTLPPAALEPQTTVIHNPADGIKESSDSTNTTIEDEDTKARKQEIIKITEQLIEAVNNGDFEAYAKICDPGLTSFEPEALGNLVEGMDFHRFYFENLLSKNNKPIHTTILNPHVHVIGEDAACIAYIRLTQYIDAQGRPRTSQSEETRVWHRRDGKWQNVHFHGSGAPVAPLQ; translated from the exons ATGGGGGTTGTGCACAGGGACCTTAAG CCGGAGAACCTGCTCCTGGCCAGCAAGTGCAAAGGGGCAGCCGTGAAGCTGGCCGACTTTGGCCTTGCCATCGAGGTTCAGGGTGATCAGCAGGCCTGGTTCG GCTTTGCGGGCACTCCTGGCTACCTGTCACCCGAGGTGCTGCGCAAGGAGGCCTATGGCAAACCTGTGGACATCTGGGCCTGCG GTGTTATCCTGTACATCCTGCTGGTGGGCTACCCGCCCTTCTGGGACGAGGACCAGCACAAACTCTACCAACAGATCAAGGCCGGTGCCTATGAT TTCCCTTCGCCCGAGTGGGACACGGTCACCCCCGAAGCAAAAAACCTCATCAACCAGATGCTGACCATCAATCCTGCCAAGCGCATCACAGCCCACGAAGCCCTCAAGCACCCGTGGGTCTGC CAACGCTCCACCGTGGCCTCCATGATGCACAGGCAGGAGACAGTCGAGTGTCTCAAAAAGTTCAACGCCCGGCGGAAGCTCAAG GGCGCCATCCTCACCACCATGCTGGCCACCAGGAACTTCTCAG TGGGCAGACAGACCACCGCTCCTCCGACCATGTCGGCGGCCGCTGCTGGGGCCCCCCTGGGGCTGGTGGAACAAG CAGCCAAGAGTCTGCTCAACAAGAAGGCAGATGGTGTGAAG ccccagacCAACAGCACCAAAGGCAGTGCCGGTGTCACCAGCCCCAAGGGGACGCTGCCCCCCGCCGCGCTG GAGCCTCAAACTACTGTAATTCATAACCCCGCGGACGGCATCAAG GAGTCGTCCGATAGCACCAACACCACCATCGAGGACGAGGACACCAAAG CCCGCAAGCAGGAGATCATCAAGATCACGGAGCAGCTCATCGAGGCTGTCAACAACGGGGACTTTGAAGCCTACGC GAAGATCTGCGACCCAGGACTCACCTCCTTCGAGCCTGaggccctgggcaacctggtgGAGGGCATGGACTTCCACCGCTTCTACTTCGAGAACC TGCTCTCCAAGAACAACAAGCCGATCCACACGACCATCCTGAACCCCCACGTCCACGTCATCGGCGAGGATGCCGCCTGCATCGCCTACATCCGCCTCACCCAGTATATCGACGCCCAGGGCCGACCCCGTACCAGCCAGTCCGAGGAGACCCGCGTCTGGCACCGCCGCGATGGCAAGTGGCAGAACGTCCACTTCCACGGCTCGGGAGCTCCCGTGGCCCCGCTCCAGTGA
- the CAMK2B gene encoding calcium/calmodulin-dependent protein kinase type II subunit beta isoform X7, whose product MATTVPCTRFTDEYQLYEEIGKGAFSVVRRCVKLCTGHEYAAKIINTKKLSARDHQKLEREARICRLLKHSNIVRLHDSISEEGFHYLVFDLVTGGELFEDIVAREYYSEADASHCIQQILEAVLHCHQMGVVHRDLKPENLLLASKCKGAAVKLADFGLAIEVQGDQQAWFGFAGTPGYLSPEVLRKEAYGKPVDIWACGVILYILLVGYPPFWDEDQHKLYQQIKAGAYDFPSPEWDTVTPEAKNLINQMLTINPAKRITAHEALKHPWVCQRSTVASMMHRQETVECLKKFNARRKLKGAILTTMLATRNFSVGRQTTAPPTMSAAAAGAPLGLVEQAKSLLNKKADGVKEPQTTVIHNPADGIKESSDSTNTTIEDEDTKARKQEIIKITEQLIEAVNNGDFEAYAKICDPGLTSFEPEALGNLVEGMDFHRFYFENLLSKNNKPIHTTILNPHVHVIGEDAACIAYIRLTQYIDAQGRPRTSQSEETRVWHRRDGKWQNVHFHGSGAPVAPLQ is encoded by the exons ATGGCCACCACCGTGCCCTGCACCCGCTTCACCGACGAATACCAGCTCTACGAGGAGATCGGCAA GGGCGCGTTCTCAGTGGTCCGGCGCTGCGTCAAGCTCTGCACCGGCCATGAGTACGCTGCCAAGATCATCAACACCAAGAAGCTCTCCGCCAGAG ACCACCAGAAGCTGGAGCGGGAGGCACGTATCTGCCGGCTGCTGAAGCACTCCAACATCG TGCGGCTCCACGACAGCATCTCAGAAGAGGGCTTTCATTACCTCGTCTTTGACCT GGTGACAGGTGGCGAGCTCTTCGAGGACATCGTGGCGCGCGAGTACTACAGCGAAGCTGACGCCAG CCACTGCATCCAGCAAATCCTGGAGGCTGTGCTGCACTGTCACCAGATGGGGGTTGTGCACAGGGACCTTAAG CCGGAGAACCTGCTCCTGGCCAGCAAGTGCAAAGGGGCAGCCGTGAAGCTGGCCGACTTTGGCCTTGCCATCGAGGTTCAGGGTGATCAGCAGGCCTGGTTCG GCTTTGCGGGCACTCCTGGCTACCTGTCACCCGAGGTGCTGCGCAAGGAGGCCTATGGCAAACCTGTGGACATCTGGGCCTGCG GTGTTATCCTGTACATCCTGCTGGTGGGCTACCCGCCCTTCTGGGACGAGGACCAGCACAAACTCTACCAACAGATCAAGGCCGGTGCCTATGAT TTCCCTTCGCCCGAGTGGGACACGGTCACCCCCGAAGCAAAAAACCTCATCAACCAGATGCTGACCATCAATCCTGCCAAGCGCATCACAGCCCACGAAGCCCTCAAGCACCCGTGGGTCTGC CAACGCTCCACCGTGGCCTCCATGATGCACAGGCAGGAGACAGTCGAGTGTCTCAAAAAGTTCAACGCCCGGCGGAAGCTCAAG GGCGCCATCCTCACCACCATGCTGGCCACCAGGAACTTCTCAG TGGGCAGACAGACCACCGCTCCTCCGACCATGTCGGCGGCCGCTGCTGGGGCCCCCCTGGGGCTGGTGGAACAAG CCAAGAGTCTGCTCAACAAGAAGGCAGATGGTGTGAAG GAGCCTCAAACTACTGTAATTCATAACCCCGCGGACGGCATCAAG GAGTCGTCCGATAGCACCAACACCACCATCGAGGACGAGGACACCAAAG CCCGCAAGCAGGAGATCATCAAGATCACGGAGCAGCTCATCGAGGCTGTCAACAACGGGGACTTTGAAGCCTACGC GAAGATCTGCGACCCAGGACTCACCTCCTTCGAGCCTGaggccctgggcaacctggtgGAGGGCATGGACTTCCACCGCTTCTACTTCGAGAACC TGCTCTCCAAGAACAACAAGCCGATCCACACGACCATCCTGAACCCCCACGTCCACGTCATCGGCGAGGATGCCGCCTGCATCGCCTACATCCGCCTCACCCAGTATATCGACGCCCAGGGCCGACCCCGTACCAGCCAGTCCGAGGAGACCCGCGTCTGGCACCGCCGCGATGGCAAGTGGCAGAACGTCCACTTCCACGGCTCGGGAGCTCCCGTGGCCCCGCTCCAGTGA
- the CAMK2B gene encoding calcium/calmodulin-dependent protein kinase type II subunit beta isoform X3 yields the protein MATTVPCTRFTDEYQLYEEIGKGAFSVVRRCVKLCTGHEYAAKIINTKKLSARDHQKLEREARICRLLKHSNIVRLHDSISEEGFHYLVFDLVTGGELFEDIVAREYYSEADASHCIQQILEAVLHCHQMGVVHRDLKPENLLLASKCKGAAVKLADFGLAIEVQGDQQAWFGFAGTPGYLSPEVLRKEAYGKPVDIWACGVILYILLVGYPPFWDEDQHKLYQQIKAGAYDFPSPEWDTVTPEAKNLINQMLTINPAKRITAHEALKHPWVCQRSTVASMMHRQETVECLKKFNARRKLKGAILTTMLATRNFSVGRQTTAPPTMSAAAAGAPLGLVEQAAKSLLNKKADGVKPQTNSTKGSAGVTSPKGTLPPAALESSDSTNTTIEDEDTKARKQEIIKITEQLIEAVNNGDFEAYAKICDPGLTSFEPEALGNLVEGMDFHRFYFENLLSKNNKPIHTTILNPHVHVIGEDAACIAYIRLTQYIDAQGRPRTSQSEETRVWHRRDGKWQNVHFHGSGAPVAPLQ from the exons ATGGCCACCACCGTGCCCTGCACCCGCTTCACCGACGAATACCAGCTCTACGAGGAGATCGGCAA GGGCGCGTTCTCAGTGGTCCGGCGCTGCGTCAAGCTCTGCACCGGCCATGAGTACGCTGCCAAGATCATCAACACCAAGAAGCTCTCCGCCAGAG ACCACCAGAAGCTGGAGCGGGAGGCACGTATCTGCCGGCTGCTGAAGCACTCCAACATCG TGCGGCTCCACGACAGCATCTCAGAAGAGGGCTTTCATTACCTCGTCTTTGACCT GGTGACAGGTGGCGAGCTCTTCGAGGACATCGTGGCGCGCGAGTACTACAGCGAAGCTGACGCCAG CCACTGCATCCAGCAAATCCTGGAGGCTGTGCTGCACTGTCACCAGATGGGGGTTGTGCACAGGGACCTTAAG CCGGAGAACCTGCTCCTGGCCAGCAAGTGCAAAGGGGCAGCCGTGAAGCTGGCCGACTTTGGCCTTGCCATCGAGGTTCAGGGTGATCAGCAGGCCTGGTTCG GCTTTGCGGGCACTCCTGGCTACCTGTCACCCGAGGTGCTGCGCAAGGAGGCCTATGGCAAACCTGTGGACATCTGGGCCTGCG GTGTTATCCTGTACATCCTGCTGGTGGGCTACCCGCCCTTCTGGGACGAGGACCAGCACAAACTCTACCAACAGATCAAGGCCGGTGCCTATGAT TTCCCTTCGCCCGAGTGGGACACGGTCACCCCCGAAGCAAAAAACCTCATCAACCAGATGCTGACCATCAATCCTGCCAAGCGCATCACAGCCCACGAAGCCCTCAAGCACCCGTGGGTCTGC CAACGCTCCACCGTGGCCTCCATGATGCACAGGCAGGAGACAGTCGAGTGTCTCAAAAAGTTCAACGCCCGGCGGAAGCTCAAG GGCGCCATCCTCACCACCATGCTGGCCACCAGGAACTTCTCAG TGGGCAGACAGACCACCGCTCCTCCGACCATGTCGGCGGCCGCTGCTGGGGCCCCCCTGGGGCTGGTGGAACAAG CAGCCAAGAGTCTGCTCAACAAGAAGGCAGATGGTGTGAAG ccccagacCAACAGCACCAAAGGCAGTGCCGGTGTCACCAGCCCCAAGGGGACGCTGCCCCCCGCCGCGCTG GAGTCGTCCGATAGCACCAACACCACCATCGAGGACGAGGACACCAAAG CCCGCAAGCAGGAGATCATCAAGATCACGGAGCAGCTCATCGAGGCTGTCAACAACGGGGACTTTGAAGCCTACGC GAAGATCTGCGACCCAGGACTCACCTCCTTCGAGCCTGaggccctgggcaacctggtgGAGGGCATGGACTTCCACCGCTTCTACTTCGAGAACC TGCTCTCCAAGAACAACAAGCCGATCCACACGACCATCCTGAACCCCCACGTCCACGTCATCGGCGAGGATGCCGCCTGCATCGCCTACATCCGCCTCACCCAGTATATCGACGCCCAGGGCCGACCCCGTACCAGCCAGTCCGAGGAGACCCGCGTCTGGCACCGCCGCGATGGCAAGTGGCAGAACGTCCACTTCCACGGCTCGGGAGCTCCCGTGGCCCCGCTCCAGTGA
- the CAMK2B gene encoding calcium/calmodulin-dependent protein kinase type II subunit beta isoform X2, with the protein MATTVPCTRFTDEYQLYEEIGKGAFSVVRRCVKLCTGHEYAAKIINTKKLSARDHQKLEREARICRLLKHSNIVRLHDSISEEGFHYLVFDLVTGGELFEDIVAREYYSEADASHCIQQILEAVLHCHQMGVVHRDLKPENLLLASKCKGAAVKLADFGLAIEVQGDQQAWFGFAGTPGYLSPEVLRKEAYGKPVDIWACGVILYILLVGYPPFWDEDQHKLYQQIKAGAYDFPSPEWDTVTPEAKNLINQMLTINPAKRITAHEALKHPWVCQRSTVASMMHRQETVECLKKFNARRKLKGAILTTMLATRNFSVGRQTTAPPTMSAAAAGAPLGLVEQAKSLLNKKADGVKPQTNSTKGSAGVTSPKGTLPPAALEPQTTVIHNPADGIKESSDSTNTTIEDEDTKARKQEIIKITEQLIEAVNNGDFEAYAKICDPGLTSFEPEALGNLVEGMDFHRFYFENLLSKNNKPIHTTILNPHVHVIGEDAACIAYIRLTQYIDAQGRPRTSQSEETRVWHRRDGKWQNVHFHGSGAPVAPLQ; encoded by the exons ATGGCCACCACCGTGCCCTGCACCCGCTTCACCGACGAATACCAGCTCTACGAGGAGATCGGCAA GGGCGCGTTCTCAGTGGTCCGGCGCTGCGTCAAGCTCTGCACCGGCCATGAGTACGCTGCCAAGATCATCAACACCAAGAAGCTCTCCGCCAGAG ACCACCAGAAGCTGGAGCGGGAGGCACGTATCTGCCGGCTGCTGAAGCACTCCAACATCG TGCGGCTCCACGACAGCATCTCAGAAGAGGGCTTTCATTACCTCGTCTTTGACCT GGTGACAGGTGGCGAGCTCTTCGAGGACATCGTGGCGCGCGAGTACTACAGCGAAGCTGACGCCAG CCACTGCATCCAGCAAATCCTGGAGGCTGTGCTGCACTGTCACCAGATGGGGGTTGTGCACAGGGACCTTAAG CCGGAGAACCTGCTCCTGGCCAGCAAGTGCAAAGGGGCAGCCGTGAAGCTGGCCGACTTTGGCCTTGCCATCGAGGTTCAGGGTGATCAGCAGGCCTGGTTCG GCTTTGCGGGCACTCCTGGCTACCTGTCACCCGAGGTGCTGCGCAAGGAGGCCTATGGCAAACCTGTGGACATCTGGGCCTGCG GTGTTATCCTGTACATCCTGCTGGTGGGCTACCCGCCCTTCTGGGACGAGGACCAGCACAAACTCTACCAACAGATCAAGGCCGGTGCCTATGAT TTCCCTTCGCCCGAGTGGGACACGGTCACCCCCGAAGCAAAAAACCTCATCAACCAGATGCTGACCATCAATCCTGCCAAGCGCATCACAGCCCACGAAGCCCTCAAGCACCCGTGGGTCTGC CAACGCTCCACCGTGGCCTCCATGATGCACAGGCAGGAGACAGTCGAGTGTCTCAAAAAGTTCAACGCCCGGCGGAAGCTCAAG GGCGCCATCCTCACCACCATGCTGGCCACCAGGAACTTCTCAG TGGGCAGACAGACCACCGCTCCTCCGACCATGTCGGCGGCCGCTGCTGGGGCCCCCCTGGGGCTGGTGGAACAAG CCAAGAGTCTGCTCAACAAGAAGGCAGATGGTGTGAAG ccccagacCAACAGCACCAAAGGCAGTGCCGGTGTCACCAGCCCCAAGGGGACGCTGCCCCCCGCCGCGCTG GAGCCTCAAACTACTGTAATTCATAACCCCGCGGACGGCATCAAG GAGTCGTCCGATAGCACCAACACCACCATCGAGGACGAGGACACCAAAG CCCGCAAGCAGGAGATCATCAAGATCACGGAGCAGCTCATCGAGGCTGTCAACAACGGGGACTTTGAAGCCTACGC GAAGATCTGCGACCCAGGACTCACCTCCTTCGAGCCTGaggccctgggcaacctggtgGAGGGCATGGACTTCCACCGCTTCTACTTCGAGAACC TGCTCTCCAAGAACAACAAGCCGATCCACACGACCATCCTGAACCCCCACGTCCACGTCATCGGCGAGGATGCCGCCTGCATCGCCTACATCCGCCTCACCCAGTATATCGACGCCCAGGGCCGACCCCGTACCAGCCAGTCCGAGGAGACCCGCGTCTGGCACCGCCGCGATGGCAAGTGGCAGAACGTCCACTTCCACGGCTCGGGAGCTCCCGTGGCCCCGCTCCAGTGA